A genomic window from Calonectris borealis chromosome 26, bCalBor7.hap1.2, whole genome shotgun sequence includes:
- the CIMAP3 gene encoding ciliary microtubule-associated protein 3, which yields MAAEWEPRDVQKRISFGSCQERKMFPIHHAPDRLGIQLIAIGGDPSLGPGYYLSQERSSLTYSLENKPLSKKGYVIGARTAQRFIPEPQTVTPSPATYQSFWNKERKCQPAYAPFSIKTPRFPDKPSDKEFFPGPGTYKADKQLHKKITWPMKFGSPDWSLVPMPAKRMLKMEVQKLTIDREFRKHRDRVAYLSLYYS from the exons ATGGCGGCGGAGTGGGAGCCGAGAG ATGTGCAGAAGCGGATCTCATTTGGGTCATGTCAAGAGCGGAAAATGTTCCCTATCCACCATGCCCCAGACAGGCTGGGGATCCAGCTGATAGCCATCGGGGGAGACCCTTCGCTTGGGCCAGGCTATTATCTGAGTCAAGAG AGAAGCAGCCTCACATACTCTTTGGAAAACAAACCACTGAGCAAGAAAGGCTATGTGATAGGAGCAAGAACAGCCCAGCGTTTCATACCAGAGCCACAG ACTGTGACTCCCAGCCCAGCAACATACCAGTCATTCTggaataaagagagaaaatgccAGCCTGCCTATGCTCCATTTTCCATTAAGACACCACGATTTCCAGATAAGCCTTCAGATAAAGAATTTTTCCCTGG ACCTGGAACTTACAAAGCAGACAAGCAATTACACAAAAAAATCACTTGGCCGATGAAGTTTGGGTCTCCAGACTGGTCTTTAGTGCCGATGCCAGCAAAGAGGATGCTAAAAATGGAGGTACAGAAG CTGACCATAGACAGAGAATTCAGGAAACACCGGGATCGAGTGGCCTACCTGAGTTTATACTACAGCTGA
- the TAF8 gene encoding transcription initiation factor TFIID subunit 8 isoform X1 yields the protein MRTAPYGSKMADTASGGSGTRSGSKHATTPADNYYLARRRTLQVVVSSLLTEAGFESAEKAAVETLTEMLQSYISEIGRSAKSYCEHTARTQPTLSDIVVTLVEMGFNVETLPAYAKRSQRMVITAPPVTNQPVTPKALTAGQNKAHPSHIPGHFPEFPDPHTYIKTPTYREPVSDYQVLREKAASQRRDVERALTRFMAKTGETQSLFKDDVSTFPLIAARPFTVPYLTALLPSELEMQQMEETDSSEQDDQTDTENLPLHMSTDDSGPEKENASVLQQNTSLSGSRNGEENVIDNPYLRPVKKPKIRRKK from the exons ATGCGCACAGCTCCATATGGCTCCAAGATGGCCGACACAGCGTCCGGTGGCTCTGGCACG AGGTCGGGCAGCAAGCATGCAACCACGCCTGCGGATAACTACTACCTGGCTCGGAGGAGGACTCTGCAAGTGGTGGTCAGCTCCCTGCTCACCGAAGCCGGCTTCGAGAGCGCCGAAAAGGCAGCGGTGGAGACGCTGACAGAGATGTTACAAAGCT atatTTCTGAAATTGGAAGGAGCGCAAAGTCCTACTGTGAACATACAGCCAGAACACAGCCTACGCTCTCTGATATAGTGGTTACTCTAGTGGAAATGG GGTTCAATGTTGAAACGCTTCCTGCATATGCCAAGCGGTCCCAGAGGATGGTCATCACTGCCC CTCCTGTGACAAACCAGCCCGTGACTCCCAAAGCCCTGACAGCTGGACAGAACAAGGCACATCCATCCCACATTCCTGGCCATTTCCCTGAGTTTCCAGATCCTCACACTTACATCAAGACACCA ACATACCGGGAGCCAGTATCTGATTATCAAGTCCTACGGGAAAAGGCAGCGTCTCAACGGCGCGATGTAGAAAGAGCTCTCACACGTTTCATGGCTAAAACGGGAGAAACACAGAGTCTCTTCAAAGACGATGTTAGCACATTCCCAT TGATTGCTGCCAGGCCTTTCACTGTACCCTACCTGACAGCTCTTCTCCCCTCTGAGCTGGAAATGCAGCAAATGGAAGAAACGGATTCATCTGAGCAAGACGACCAGACAGACACCGAGAACCTCCCCCTGCACATGAGCACG gATGATTCAGGACCTGAAAAGGAGAATGCTTCAGTGTTACAGCAGAACACCTCCCTGTCAGGCAGTCGGAACGGGGAGGAAAATGTGATAGACAATCCCTACCTCCGGCCAGTGAAAAAGCCCAAGATCCGCAGAAAGAAGTGA
- the TAF8 gene encoding transcription initiation factor TFIID subunit 8 isoform X3, translating into MLQSYISEIGRSAKSYCEHTARTQPTLSDIVVTLVEMGFNVETLPAYAKRSQRMVITAPPVTNQPVTPKALTAGQNKAHPSHIPGHFPEFPDPHTYIKTPTYREPVSDYQVLREKAASQRRDVERALTRFMAKTGETQSLFKDDVSTFPLIAARPFTVPYLTALLPSELEMQQMEETDSSEQDDQTDTENLPLHMSTDDSGPEKENASVLQQNTSLSGSRNGEENVIDNPYLRPVKKPKIRRKK; encoded by the exons ATGTTACAAAGCT atatTTCTGAAATTGGAAGGAGCGCAAAGTCCTACTGTGAACATACAGCCAGAACACAGCCTACGCTCTCTGATATAGTGGTTACTCTAGTGGAAATGG GGTTCAATGTTGAAACGCTTCCTGCATATGCCAAGCGGTCCCAGAGGATGGTCATCACTGCCC CTCCTGTGACAAACCAGCCCGTGACTCCCAAAGCCCTGACAGCTGGACAGAACAAGGCACATCCATCCCACATTCCTGGCCATTTCCCTGAGTTTCCAGATCCTCACACTTACATCAAGACACCA ACATACCGGGAGCCAGTATCTGATTATCAAGTCCTACGGGAAAAGGCAGCGTCTCAACGGCGCGATGTAGAAAGAGCTCTCACACGTTTCATGGCTAAAACGGGAGAAACACAGAGTCTCTTCAAAGACGATGTTAGCACATTCCCAT TGATTGCTGCCAGGCCTTTCACTGTACCCTACCTGACAGCTCTTCTCCCCTCTGAGCTGGAAATGCAGCAAATGGAAGAAACGGATTCATCTGAGCAAGACGACCAGACAGACACCGAGAACCTCCCCCTGCACATGAGCACG gATGATTCAGGACCTGAAAAGGAGAATGCTTCAGTGTTACAGCAGAACACCTCCCTGTCAGGCAGTCGGAACGGGGAGGAAAATGTGATAGACAATCCCTACCTCCGGCCAGTGAAAAAGCCCAAGATCCGCAGAAAGAAGTGA
- the TAF8 gene encoding transcription initiation factor TFIID subunit 8 isoform X2 yields MADTASGGSGTRSGSKHATTPADNYYLARRRTLQVVVSSLLTEAGFESAEKAAVETLTEMLQSYISEIGRSAKSYCEHTARTQPTLSDIVVTLVEMAPVTNQPVTPKALTAGQNKAHPSHIPGHFPEFPDPHTYIKTPTYREPVSDYQVLREKAASQRRDVERALTRFMAKTGETQSLFKDDVSTFPLIAARPFTVPYLTALLPSELEMQQMEETDSSEQDDQTDTENLPLHMSTDDSGPEKENASVLQQNTSLSGSRNGEENVIDNPYLRPVKKPKIRRKK; encoded by the exons ATGGCCGACACAGCGTCCGGTGGCTCTGGCACG AGGTCGGGCAGCAAGCATGCAACCACGCCTGCGGATAACTACTACCTGGCTCGGAGGAGGACTCTGCAAGTGGTGGTCAGCTCCCTGCTCACCGAAGCCGGCTTCGAGAGCGCCGAAAAGGCAGCGGTGGAGACGCTGACAGAGATGTTACAAAGCT atatTTCTGAAATTGGAAGGAGCGCAAAGTCCTACTGTGAACATACAGCCAGAACACAGCCTACGCTCTCTGATATAGTGGTTACTCTAGTGGAAATGG CTCCTGTGACAAACCAGCCCGTGACTCCCAAAGCCCTGACAGCTGGACAGAACAAGGCACATCCATCCCACATTCCTGGCCATTTCCCTGAGTTTCCAGATCCTCACACTTACATCAAGACACCA ACATACCGGGAGCCAGTATCTGATTATCAAGTCCTACGGGAAAAGGCAGCGTCTCAACGGCGCGATGTAGAAAGAGCTCTCACACGTTTCATGGCTAAAACGGGAGAAACACAGAGTCTCTTCAAAGACGATGTTAGCACATTCCCAT TGATTGCTGCCAGGCCTTTCACTGTACCCTACCTGACAGCTCTTCTCCCCTCTGAGCTGGAAATGCAGCAAATGGAAGAAACGGATTCATCTGAGCAAGACGACCAGACAGACACCGAGAACCTCCCCCTGCACATGAGCACG gATGATTCAGGACCTGAAAAGGAGAATGCTTCAGTGTTACAGCAGAACACCTCCCTGTCAGGCAGTCGGAACGGGGAGGAAAATGTGATAGACAATCCCTACCTCCGGCCAGTGAAAAAGCCCAAGATCCGCAGAAAGAAGTGA